The Methylomarinum sp. Ch1-1 genome contains the following window.
ACCCGCCCCGCCGAGAGGGATGACGCGATATTAACCAATGTGTTGGTTCAGGTATTTTTTAATGAGGGAGCCCTGTTATTCGCTTGCCGCCGCGCTGCCGATCAATTTCTTTCTGATAAAATAAGCTGCCACTAGTGCAAAAACGACTGGAATCTGAGTGACTAGAAAAACCGCTACCGCACTTTTGGCGAACATGCCGGTTAACGAAGAAAGAATCAGTTTGTTAGCCAGCCACCAGGTTATCCAATAACCTATCAAACCGATGATCGCCCACTTGATGGGCGGTTCCCCTATCTTCTTCCCGCTGAGATAAAACCATACCAACACCAGAATTCCGGCAAATTTAGCAAGTAGCAACATGCATAGATCCTCTTTGATTATGAAAAAGCACGCATTGATTGATTTAGAATTTAATCCGGTTAGAATCAGTAACAACACGCTGTGATGGATCGATTATCATATTCGATATCCAAATTCATTACATCTTTTTAACTACATGGAGATTCAGATGGGCAAGCCGCTTAAAATCCTGTTAACAGTTATCGCAACCTTAGTACTGTTAATCATGGTTGCCGCCGTCGTGTTACCTTTTGTTATCGACCCCAATGATTTTAAGCCGCAAATCCAGGCAGTCGTCAAAGACCATACCGGGCGCGAACTCAGCATCGAGGGAGACCTGGAGCTGTCGATATTTCCATGGATAGGACTGTCAACCGGACGGTTGTCCTTGAGCAATGCCGAGGGCTTCAACGGCAAGCCCTTCGCCGAGATAGAACAAAGCGATATCAAGGTTAAATTGCTGCCGCTGTTGTCGAAACAGGTGGAGGTCAATCGCATTGTGCTTAAGGGCTTGGCGCTCAATTTGGCCAAGAACAAGCAAGGAGTTACTAACTGGGATGATCTGGTTCCGGCAAAGGAAGAAAAGAAAACCTCTGCGGCCGAGGAAAAACCATCCTCGCCCAAGACCGATACCAGCAGCGCGCTTGCCGCACTGGCGATAGGCGGTCTGTCGATCGAAGACGCCAATATCGTCTGGGACGATCGGCAAGCGGGTAAACATACCGAGATCAAGGATTTTAACCTGGTCACCGACGAACTGGCATTTGCCGAACCGATAGGCATCGATTTGTCGTTGACGCTGATCAATCAAGAACCGCAGTTGACCGAACATCTCAGTTTCACGACCGATGCGGTCATCAATGAAAAATTCGATATCATCAAGCTGAATGGCTTGCAGTTGAATAGCGAGACCAGTGGTAAAGCGATACCCGGAGAAAAGCTTCAGGCTACGCTGCAATCCGAGGTCGCTATCGATTTGACGCAGCAAACCCTGGATATCTCTAAGTTGAAGCTTAGTTCCGGCGATTTAATGGTCAATGCCGACATCAAGGGCACGCAAATCAAAGATAAGCCGGTTTTCCAGGGACCGATCAGTATTGCCGAATTCAACTTGGCTAAATTGCTGAAAGACATGAGCATTGCGCTGCCGGCGATGCAGGACGGCGACGCCCTGAGCAGCTTGTCGGCCAATTTCAATCTTCAGGCGACGGATACCAGCGTCACCATGCAGAATCTACAGCTGAAACTGGATGACAGCACCTTAAAAGGCTCCGCCGGCATCAAAAACTTCGCGACTCAGGCGATTGTTTTCGATCTTAACCTGGATGCTATCGATGCCGACCGTTATATGCCGCCGGCCAAGCCACAAGCTAAAGGCGGAAAAACGGGCGCCGCATCATCCGCCGCGGTGGCTGCGGCCGGCGCGGCGTTACTGCCTGTCGATACCCTGCGGGGATTGAATGCCAACGGTAATCTGGCGATCGGTAAGTTGAAAATCAACAACTTGAGCATGCAGGATATTCGTTTGAAACTGAATGCCGCCAACGGTGTAGTCAAAACCGAGCAGGTTATTAACAAGCTGTATCAAGGCGCTTTTTCAGGAAACACGACGATTAATGTCAAGGGCAGCCGCCCTACGATCGCGTTGCGTGAAGCGCTGAACAATGTTCAGGTCGAGTCCTTATTGCAGGATCTGCAGGGAGGGAAAAGCAAAATGTCCGGCATCGTTAATCTGAACGCCGATCTGCGCGGCTCCGGGAACAGCGTGGCGGCGATCAAATCCTCGCTGGACGGCAAGCTCGATTTCAACTTCAAGGATGGGGTGATCAGAGGCTTCAATCTGCAAAAGATGATCGATAACACGAAGGCGCTGATTGAGGGGTCGCCGCTGCCGACCGAAAACAAGAATGATCAGACCGTGTTTTCGGTCATCAGCGGGTCGGCGACGGTTAATGACGGCCTGGTGAGAAATAATGACCTGCAAGCGCTGTCTTCAAGAGTGCATGTTGACGGCGAAGGCACGGCAAACCTGGTTAATGAAAAACTGGATTATAAAATCCACGGCAAATTGATCAAAAAAGCGACCGGCGATCAGCCCGAAAAGGTAAAAGGCGTGCCGTTGATCATTAAAATCGGTGGAACATTTAATAAACCGTCTTATACACTGGATGTACCGGCGATGCTGTTGGAGAAAAACAAAGGCAAGATCGAAGAGAAGAAAGAAGAAGTGCTGAAAAAACTGGATGAAAAACTGGGTCCTGGCGCCAGCGATTTGCTCAAGGGGCTTTTCAGATAATTATCCTGCGGCGAAGTTTTATGTGGATGCCGGCCTAGACGCCATGACACCTGAAATATTCCAACGCCGCATCCTCGGCTGGTTTGACCGGCACGGCCGCAAAGACCTGCCCTGGCAGCAAAACATCAATCCCTACCGGGTTTGGGTTTCGGAAATCATGCTGCAGCAAACCCAGGTCGCGACGGTGATCCCCTACTTTCAGCGCTTCATGGTCCGTTTCCCGGATGTGTTCAGACTGGCCGAGGCGCCGCTCGATGAGGTTTTGCAGCACTGGGCGGGTCTCGGTTACTACGCCCGAGCCAGAAATCTGCATAAATCCGCGCGTATCGTCGCCGACAATGGCGGCGTGTTTCCAGACACCCTAGACTCGATGAGTGAGTTGCCCGGCATCGGCCGTTCCACCGCCGGGGCGATATTGAGCATCGCCTGTGGACAAAGTCATCCGATCTTGGATGGCAACGTCAGGCGGGTATTGGCTCGTTTTCATGGCATACATGGCTGGTCCGGCGACAGCAAGGTCAATAAGGAATTGTGGAGCGTCAGTCGTCGTTACACGCCGCTGCAACGCACTGCCGATTACACCCAGGCGATGATGGATATGGGGGCGACGCTATGCACCCGGAGTAAGCCCAATTGCGATGGCTGTCCGTTGGGCACTGCTTGTTTTGCCTTTCGGGAAAATAAAACCGATGTGTTGCCGACCCCGAAGCCGCGCCAGAAAATACCGGTGAAACAAGCCTTTTGGCTGCTGTTGAAAAACGACGAACAACAAGTATTGTTACAAAAAAGACCGCCTAGCGGCATCTGGGGCGGATTATGGAGTTTGCCCGAATTCGTCAGTCTGGCGGAATTGCAGCAGTGGTGTCTAGAGAAAAATTATCCGGTGCGACGCCTTCGAGAATTGGCTAGCCAGCGCCATACCTTCTCTCACTATCATCTCGACTATACCGCCGTCATCGTCGAGAGTGAAAACCCCAATAATAATGTGATGGAAGCAAATCTGGCAGTCTGGTATAAAACCAGTCAAATTGACTCATTAGGTTTACCTGCGCCGGTAAAGAGATTATTGCAGGATCAACAGATAGAGGAAGAGTATGACGAGAATGGTTAAATGCGTGAAACTGGGGATTGAAGCGGAAGGTTTGGAACAACCGCCGTTTCCCGGCCCGAAAGGACAATATATTTATGAGCATGTGTCGAAACAGGCTTGGCAGGAATGGCTGAACATGCAGACTATGATTATTAACGAGCAGCGTTTGGCCAGCTTCGATCCCAGATCGAAGAAGATCCTGGAAGAAGAAAGGGAAAAATTTCTGTTTTCCGGTGGATTCGAAATGCCGGAAGGCTACGTGCCGCAAAAAGACTGAATCTAAGGGTTCAAATATGCATTAAACGCTGAGAGTTCGTGCCTGAAAAATCAAGGAGTTGTAAGTCGATGTTTGCAGTCATGTCCCAGCTAACTTGCTCCGAAAGCCGCCATGAGTACGTCCATGGCGGCTAACTGCTTCTGCTTCACGCTGCACTTGCACATCCTTGTGCGGTGTAAGCTTTAATGCAGCCATGCTGCATGTGTTTCTACATAACTCACTGAGGCATGACACGCTAAGCATTTAATCTCTGAATTCAAGATTAAATGCTTTACCTTGAACCTAAAGCTTTTGTAACTATTCAGCTTGATGCTGAGAAAATCATTTTTATACTGAATAGTTAGTGTGGCCAAGCTTTTTACCGCTTCATCGATTCGAAAAATTCTGCGTTGGTTTTAAAGTCTTTCAGTTTGCCCAGCAAAAATTCCGAAGCGGCCATTTCATCCATCGGCTGCAGTATTTTGCGCAGAATCCAGGTTTTTTGCAGTTCTTCCGGCTCGACTAGGTATTCCTCGCGACGTGTGCCGGAGCGATTGATGTTGATCGCGGGATAGATGCGTTTTTCGGCGATTTTGCGTTCCAGATGCAATTCCATGTTGCCGGTGCCTTTGAATTCTTCGTAGATCACTTCATCCATGCGTGAGCCGGTATCGATCAAGGCGGTCGCGAGGATGGTCAGACTGCCGCCCTCTTCGATATTTCTAGCCGCACCGAAAAAGCGTTTCGGTTTCTCCAGTGCATTGGCGTCGACGCCGCCCGACAGCAGTTTGCCGGAAGACGGCACCACCATGTTGTAAGCCCTCGCCAGACGGGTGATCGAGTCTAACAGAATAACGACATCGTGTTTGTGCTCAACAAGACGACGGGCTTTTTCGATGACCATTTCGGCGACCTGGACATGACGCGTGGCGGGTTCGTCAAAGGTGCTGGAAACCACCTCGCCGCGCACGCAACGCTCCATCTCGGTCACCTCTTCCGGACGTTCATCGATCAATAACACGATCAGATAGCATTCTGGATTGTTTTCGGCGATAGAGTGGGCGATATTCTGCATGATCATCGTCTTACCGGCTTTGGGCGGCGATACGATCAGCCCCCGTTGTCCTTTGCCGATAGGCGCCACCAAGTCGATGATGCGGCCTGTCAGGTCTTCGCTGGAGCCGTTGCCCTGCTCTAGTCTAAAGCGTTTATTGGCGAATAAGGGGGTGAGGTTGGAAAAGAGGATTTTATGCTTGGCGTGTTCCGGGGCTTCGAAGTTGATGCTTTCGACCTTCAGCATCGCGAAATAACGTTCACTGTCCTTTGGCGGCCTGATTTTACCGCTGACGGTGTCGCCGGTGCGCAGACCGAATCGCCTTATCTGACTGGGGGAAACATAGATGTCATCGGGGCCGGCAAGATAAGAACAGCCGGGAGTTCGTAAAAAGCCGAAACCATCCTGCAGTATTTCCAGTACGCCATCACCATAAATATCTTCACCACTTTTTGCCTGGCTTTTCAGAATGGCAAAAATTAATTCCTGCTTTCGGGCTCTGGCGATATTATCAAGGCCTAAAGATTCGGCAATGGAAATAATTTCATTAATCGGTTTTAGTTTTAACTCGGAAAGATTCATATTAAAAGAGCGTTCAGGAAATGCAACACGACAGAAGGCCGCGGTCACGAAGAAAGGGTTAATAATTAGGGATAAAAAGACAGAAATAGGGGCGCGCTGAAATAAGCACGTGGTGAGTATAACGCAATGGAGCGGGCCCGTCCAAATAATTTTTACCGGACCCTTCCAAGCAATGCTGCCGATCAGATGTTGCTATCGATGAAATCGGTTAATTGTGACTTGGTTAAAGCGCCAACCTTAGTTGCTTCCACTTCGCCATCTTTGAAAATCATTAAGGTGGGAATGCCTCGCACACCATAGTGTTGAGGGGCTTCGGGATTTTCGTCGATATTCAGCTTTGCCACTGTCAATTTACCTTCGTATTCAGCAGCAACTTCATCCAGCACTGGTGCAATCATTTTGCATGGGCCGCACCATTCAGCCCAGTAGTCGACCAGAACAGGGCCACTGGCCTTAATCACTGTTTCGTTAAAATCCGCATCTGATACATGAAGGACTAAGTCACTCACGC
Protein-coding sequences here:
- the rho gene encoding transcription termination factor Rho — protein: MNLSELKLKPINEIISIAESLGLDNIARARKQELIFAILKSQAKSGEDIYGDGVLEILQDGFGFLRTPGCSYLAGPDDIYVSPSQIRRFGLRTGDTVSGKIRPPKDSERYFAMLKVESINFEAPEHAKHKILFSNLTPLFANKRFRLEQGNGSSEDLTGRIIDLVAPIGKGQRGLIVSPPKAGKTMIMQNIAHSIAENNPECYLIVLLIDERPEEVTEMERCVRGEVVSSTFDEPATRHVQVAEMVIEKARRLVEHKHDVVILLDSITRLARAYNMVVPSSGKLLSGGVDANALEKPKRFFGAARNIEEGGSLTILATALIDTGSRMDEVIYEEFKGTGNMELHLERKIAEKRIYPAININRSGTRREEYLVEPEELQKTWILRKILQPMDEMAASEFLLGKLKDFKTNAEFFESMKR
- a CDS encoding oxidative damage protection protein, whose protein sequence is MTRMVKCVKLGIEAEGLEQPPFPGPKGQYIYEHVSKQAWQEWLNMQTMIINEQRLASFDPRSKKILEEEREKFLFSGGFEMPEGYVPQKD
- the trxA gene encoding thioredoxin TrxA, whose translation is MSDLVLHVSDADFNETVIKASGPVLVDYWAEWCGPCKMIAPVLDEVAAEYEGKLTVAKLNIDENPEAPQHYGVRGIPTLMIFKDGEVEATKVGALTKSQLTDFIDSNI
- a CDS encoding AsmA family protein; amino-acid sequence: MGKPLKILLTVIATLVLLIMVAAVVLPFVIDPNDFKPQIQAVVKDHTGRELSIEGDLELSIFPWIGLSTGRLSLSNAEGFNGKPFAEIEQSDIKVKLLPLLSKQVEVNRIVLKGLALNLAKNKQGVTNWDDLVPAKEEKKTSAAEEKPSSPKTDTSSALAALAIGGLSIEDANIVWDDRQAGKHTEIKDFNLVTDELAFAEPIGIDLSLTLINQEPQLTEHLSFTTDAVINEKFDIIKLNGLQLNSETSGKAIPGEKLQATLQSEVAIDLTQQTLDISKLKLSSGDLMVNADIKGTQIKDKPVFQGPISIAEFNLAKLLKDMSIALPAMQDGDALSSLSANFNLQATDTSVTMQNLQLKLDDSTLKGSAGIKNFATQAIVFDLNLDAIDADRYMPPAKPQAKGGKTGAASSAAVAAAGAALLPVDTLRGLNANGNLAIGKLKINNLSMQDIRLKLNAANGVVKTEQVINKLYQGAFSGNTTINVKGSRPTIALREALNNVQVESLLQDLQGGKSKMSGIVNLNADLRGSGNSVAAIKSSLDGKLDFNFKDGVIRGFNLQKMIDNTKALIEGSPLPTENKNDQTVFSVISGSATVNDGLVRNNDLQALSSRVHVDGEGTANLVNEKLDYKIHGKLIKKATGDQPEKVKGVPLIIKIGGTFNKPSYTLDVPAMLLEKNKGKIEEKKEEVLKKLDEKLGPGASDLLKGLFR
- the mutY gene encoding A/G-specific adenine glycosylase, with the translated sequence MTPEIFQRRILGWFDRHGRKDLPWQQNINPYRVWVSEIMLQQTQVATVIPYFQRFMVRFPDVFRLAEAPLDEVLQHWAGLGYYARARNLHKSARIVADNGGVFPDTLDSMSELPGIGRSTAGAILSIACGQSHPILDGNVRRVLARFHGIHGWSGDSKVNKELWSVSRRYTPLQRTADYTQAMMDMGATLCTRSKPNCDGCPLGTACFAFRENKTDVLPTPKPRQKIPVKQAFWLLLKNDEQQVLLQKRPPSGIWGGLWSLPEFVSLAELQQWCLEKNYPVRRLRELASQRHTFSHYHLDYTAVIVESENPNNNVMEANLAVWYKTSQIDSLGLPAPVKRLLQDQQIEEEYDENG